DNA sequence from the Sphingomonas bisphenolicum genome:
AGGTTGGAGCGCAGGGTTGAATCCATCGACACCAGCACCGCCTTGGTCGCATCCTCCAGGCTGGTTTCGCGGCTGATGATCCGGTCGAGGATCGGCTTGCCATATTTATGCTCGCCGATCTGGAAGAAGGGCGTGTCCTCCGTCGCCTCGATGAAGTTGCCGGCGGAATAGATGAGGTAGAGGCGCGGCTTGCCGCCCTTGCGCTGGCCCGCAATCATGATCGATGCGCCGGAACCCGATCCGCCCATCTCGATATTCTCGCGATAGCGCTGCTGCATCTTCTGCATCGCGTCGCCCACGATCTGCGCCGCGCGGTGCATGGTATCGCAATTCAGGATGGTTTCGACATCGGGATCGAGCGTCGATTCCTTGATCGCCTTGCTCAGCGTCGCCTTCACCCCCTGGGTGATCGACAGATTGCCCGAGCACATCAGCGTGATCGCGCGCTCGCCCGGCACATGATAGGTGAAGCTTTTCCGGAAGCGCGCGATATTGTCCATGCCCGCATTGGTGCGGGTGTCGGACAGCATGACCAGTCCCTGATCGACGCGCACGGCCACACAATAAGTCACGGCCCGCTGGCCCCCTATATTCTGTCTGTCGCGATTCGCCCTATCATCGGATGCACCATATGACCTGCGATCGCGTATATTAACCCGTCTGTTCGGGCGGCGGGACGCTTTGTTGTTGCTGCCGTTGCAGCTGTCGTTCCTCGACGCCTTCTTCCGCCTGCGCGATACGGACGTCCGCGTCAATCCAGATATCGCCCGCGACGGTCACCGAACCCCGGATCGGCGCGGCGTCATCGGCGTCCAGACCGCTGGCGAGGCGGAGATAGCGTTCGGTGACGCATACCCGGTTAGACGGATCGAATCCGATCCAGCCAAGGCCCGGCACATGGGCTTCGGCCCAGCCATGGGTTTCGTGCAGCGCGCTGCCGTCGCCGGCCAGCAGATAGCCCGATACATAGCGGGCGGGTCGCCCGATCACGCGGGCGGCGGCGATGAATATCTGGGCATGGTCCTGGCAGACGCCCGCACCCAGCGCGAAGGCCTGGGCCGCGCTGGTCGCCGAGCTGGTGACGCCGGCGCGATACTGTACGGCGTCGCTGACCGCGGCCGAAAGCGCATGGAGCTGCGCCAGCGGGCCTTCCCCGGTCGGCGCCGCGCGCGCCATGGCGGCAATGCCGTCCGACGCGCGCGTCAGGGGCGTATCGCGCAGGAAATAGCGCGGGTCGACGCGACTGTCGAGATGACCGACCACGCCATGGCTTTCGCGCGTATCGACCAGCCCCTCCGCCACGATCACGGCATGATCGAGCCGGTCGTGGCGAATCCAGATCGTCTCCATCTCGCCATAGCTGTTGCGGCGAAAGCCGGTAAGCGGCTCGTCATTGACGCTGACCTGCCAGTCCAGCACGCTCTGCGCCGGCGTATCGACCGGCATCAGCTTCAGCCGCATCGCCACCCGCCCCGCGGTGGCCGCGTAGCGATAGACGGTCTGGTGGCGAACCAGCAATTTCATGACGTCCCCCTTACCCGGTATGCGCGTCGGCCGTTCCTTTCCCGATCAGCCGAAATGATAGGCCTGCGCGATTTCCGCGCCCAGCCGGTTGGTCATCGACAGGCCGTGCTGCACCGTTTCATGCAGGCCGAAGCGGAAGATTTCGCCGCTGTCCAACTTCTCCAGCGCGGCGACCATCTCCTGCACCGTATCATGGCAGGCGGCGCGCGCGTCATGCCAGCCCGCCAGCCGGTTGAGCCGATAGGCCAGTTGGTCGTAGCAATAGGCGACGCTGCGCGGGAACAGCCGGTTGAGCATCAGGAAATCGGTGATCTGCCAGGGCGTGTAGGTGCCGCCATAGACATGGTGATAGGCGCGGCTGCCCGACAGCGCGTGCAGCACCGACGTCCATTGATAATGGTCGCGATTGCCGCCGATCACTTCGGTTTCGGGCAGCAGGACATAATATTTGACGTCCAGCAGGCGCAGCGTCATCTGCGCCCGTTCCAGCGCGGAGCCGGCGCGCAAAAAGTCGTGGCCTTCGTTGCGGAGCTGGCCCGAATGGGCGGCGCCGCGGAAGGTCATGACGCGGGTCTTGACCCAGTCGATCAGCGTGGGGAGCTGCTGGCGCGCTTCGCCGACATCATAGCTGTCGAGCTTGCGCCAGCCGTCGTTCAGCGCTTCCCACATGTCCTGCGTCAACATGGTGCGGGCGGACTTGGCGTTGGCGCGCGCCTTGAGCAGGCAGGAGCGGATCGAGCTGGGATTGTCCGCGTCCAGCATCAGGAAGGACACGGCGTCGCTTTCGGTGACGATCGTGCCTTCGGGGAATTGATGCCCGGCGCCGGTGGCGCGGACGACCGACCGCCATTCGTCGCGATGATGCGCGCCGGGCAGGATCGCCATGCGCTGCCCCATGGTCAGCAGCCGCGCGGTCGCCTCCGCCCGCTCCATATAGCGCGCCATCCAGAAGAGATTTTCGGCGGTCCGGCTCAGCATGGGGTGATCTCGATGGGAAGGAAGTGAGAGGGCATCCGCATTAATCCTGCAAGACCCAGGTGTCCTTGACGCCGCCGCCCTGGCTGGAGTTCACGACAAGCGACCCTTCGGTCAGCGCGACGCGGGTCAGGCCGCCGGGGACGAGGCGGATCTGCTTGCCGACCAGGCAATAGGGGCGGAAATCGGCGTGGCGGCCCACCACCGCCGCCGGGCCGAGCGTCGGCACGGTCGACAGATCGAGCGTCGGCTGGGCGATGAACTCGCCAGGATTGGCCCTGATCCGCGCGGCATAGGCGGCGACTTCGTCCTTGGTCGATTTGGGGCCGATCAACATGCCATAGCCGCCCGATCCATGGACTTCCTTGCCCACCAGCTCGTGCAGATTGTCCAGCACATAGGCCATCTCGTCCGGCTTGCCGCACTGCCAGGTCTGGATATTGTCGAGGATCGGCTTCTCGCCCAGATAGAAGCGGATCATCTCCGGCACGTAGATATAGACCGCCTTGTCGTCCGCGATCCCCGCGCCCGGCGCCGACGCCAGCGTGACGCCGCCATTGCGATAGACGTTGAAGATGCCCGGCACGCCCAGCAGGCTATCAGGGCGGAACACCAAGGGATCGATATATTCGTCGTCGATGCGGCGATAGATGACGTCCACCGCCTTCGGCCCCAGCGTGGTCTTCATCCACACCCGGTCTTCGTCGACGAACAGATCGGCCGGCTCGACCAGTTCCACGCCCATCAGATCGGCGAGGAAGCTATGCTCATAATAGGCGCTGTTGAGCGAACCGGGGGTCAGCACGACCACGACCGGATCGCCCTTGCACGCCGGCGGCGCCACTTCCTTCAGGCTTTTGAGCAATTCGGCGGGATAATCGTCCACCGGCGCGACGATGCCCTGGTTGAACAGCTCCGGAAACATGCGCGTCATGATCTCGCGATTTTCGAGCATGTAGGAGACGCCAGAGGGGATGCGGCAATTATCCTCCAGCACCTCGAAGCTGCCCGGCCCGGTGCGCACGATGTCGATGCCCACGATATGGCTATAGACCTTCCCCGGCGGGGTGAAGTCGGCCATTTCCGCCAGATAGGCGCTGTTCTTGTAGATGATGTCGGCGGGCATGATGCCGGCCTTCACGATCTCGCCGCGATGATAGACGTCGTGCAGGAAGGCGTTGAGCGCGCGCGCCCGCTGGCGAATGCCCTTGTCCAGCACACGCCATTCGTTCGCGGTGAAGATGCGCGGCAGCAGGTCGAAGGGGATCAGCCGTTCCGGATCGCCGCCCTCGCCATAGACGGCGAAGGTGATGCCGATGCGGCGGAAGATCGCCTCGGCCTCGTCCATGCGGCGATTGAGTCCGGCAATGCCCGTTCGCTCCACCCATTTCTGCACTTCGTCATAACAGGGGCGTATCGAACCATCCGGCTCAAACATTTCATGGAAGGGCAATTGGACGTTCCTCCCTCGGCCGACAGGGCCGGTTGTGCATTGCAATATTAGTGCGCCGCGCTGTGGCGATTGCAAGGCAAAAATGGCGAGCGGGCAAAAGGTTGCCGTGCCATTCAGGATATATGGTGGAAAAGCCATGGTGTTTCGTTTCTGCGCACGACCATTGACGGTTTCGCGCCGCCGTCCTCAAAAGGACCATGAAGTGGGAGAAAACCGACGATGAGCCGTTTCAACCGGCCCCTGGCCCGCTGGGCGATCGCCGCATCGCTGACCCTGACCGGCTGCGCCGGCGCAGTGCGCGACCAGATATACAAGGCGAACGGGGCGCAGATAGATATCGCGCAATGGACCCATGTCCGGCCGCAGGCACTCCCGGTACGGACGGCGGACGGGCTGGCGCTGACCGGCTATTACTGGCCCGGCGATCCGATGGACCGCGACGTCATCCTCTTCTTCCACGGCCGGGGATCGAACCAGGGTGTCGCGGCCCGCTATGCCGAACATCTGACCGGCCGGGGCGATCATGTCATCGTCGTGTCCTATCGCGGCTTTGGCGGCAATCCGGGCAGCCCGACCCAGGCCGGGCTGATGCGCGACGGTCGCGCCTATATCGAACAGGCCCGCCGGCTGGTGGGATCGAACGCGCGCATCTTCCTGGTCGGCCATTCGCTGGGCGGCGCGGTGGCGCTGCATGTCGCGGCGACGGTGCCGGTCGCGGGCGTCGTCACCCTGTCCACGTTCGACAAGCTGGCCGAATCCGCGCCGGGCGGGGTGAGCGCCCTGCTGCCCGACAAATGGAATAATCTGGACGCCGCGACCAAGATCAAGGCGCCGCTGGTGATGTTTTACGGCACCGCCGACGATCGCGTCGACATGGGCCAGGCCACGGCCCTGTTCGCCGCCGCCGGCCACCCCGTCGACTGGCTGATCGCGTCGGGCGCCGGTCATAATCCCGACATGGCGACACTTGGCCCGCTGGTCAGCGAAGCGATCGAGGCGGTGGATGACGACGCGCTGGACAGCTA
Encoded proteins:
- a CDS encoding circularly permuted type 2 ATP-grasp protein — its product is MPFHEMFEPDGSIRPCYDEVQKWVERTGIAGLNRRMDEAEAIFRRIGITFAVYGEGGDPERLIPFDLLPRIFTANEWRVLDKGIRQRARALNAFLHDVYHRGEIVKAGIMPADIIYKNSAYLAEMADFTPPGKVYSHIVGIDIVRTGPGSFEVLEDNCRIPSGVSYMLENREIMTRMFPELFNQGIVAPVDDYPAELLKSLKEVAPPACKGDPVVVVLTPGSLNSAYYEHSFLADLMGVELVEPADLFVDEDRVWMKTTLGPKAVDVIYRRIDDEYIDPLVFRPDSLLGVPGIFNVYRNGGVTLASAPGAGIADDKAVYIYVPEMIRFYLGEKPILDNIQTWQCGKPDEMAYVLDNLHELVGKEVHGSGGYGMLIGPKSTKDEVAAYAARIRANPGEFIAQPTLDLSTVPTLGPAAVVGRHADFRPYCLVGKQIRLVPGGLTRVALTEGSLVVNSSQGGGVKDTWVLQD
- a CDS encoding transglutaminase family protein — its product is MKLLVRHQTVYRYAATAGRVAMRLKLMPVDTPAQSVLDWQVSVNDEPLTGFRRNSYGEMETIWIRHDRLDHAVIVAEGLVDTRESHGVVGHLDSRVDPRYFLRDTPLTRASDGIAAMARAAPTGEGPLAQLHALSAAVSDAVQYRAGVTSSATSAAQAFALGAGVCQDHAQIFIAAARVIGRPARYVSGYLLAGDGSALHETHGWAEAHVPGLGWIGFDPSNRVCVTERYLRLASGLDADDAAPIRGSVTVAGDIWIDADVRIAQAEEGVEERQLQRQQQQSVPPPEQTG
- a CDS encoding peptidase, with the translated sequence MTYCVAVRVDQGLVMLSDTRTNAGMDNIARFRKSFTYHVPGERAITLMCSGNLSITQGVKATLSKAIKESTLDPDVETILNCDTMHRAAQIVGDAMQKMQQRYRENIEMGGSGSGASIMIAGQRKGGKPRLYLIYSAGNFIEATEDTPFFQIGEHKYGKPILDRIISRETSLEDATKAVLVSMDSTLRSNLSVGMPLDLTVIATDAFDFRVRTRIEADNEEFLTISQGWGAALRKGFEDLPNVLD
- a CDS encoding alpha/beta hydrolase, giving the protein MSRFNRPLARWAIAASLTLTGCAGAVRDQIYKANGAQIDIAQWTHVRPQALPVRTADGLALTGYYWPGDPMDRDVILFFHGRGSNQGVAARYAEHLTGRGDHVIVVSYRGFGGNPGSPTQAGLMRDGRAYIEQARRLVGSNARIFLVGHSLGGAVALHVAATVPVAGVVTLSTFDKLAESAPGGVSALLPDKWNNLDAATKIKAPLVMFYGTADDRVDMGQATALFAAAGHPVDWLIASGAGHNPDMATLGPLVSEAIEAVDDDALDSYPASWEVRRK
- a CDS encoding alpha-E domain-containing protein gives rise to the protein MLSRTAENLFWMARYMERAEATARLLTMGQRMAILPGAHHRDEWRSVVRATGAGHQFPEGTIVTESDAVSFLMLDADNPSSIRSCLLKARANAKSARTMLTQDMWEALNDGWRKLDSYDVGEARQQLPTLIDWVKTRVMTFRGAAHSGQLRNEGHDFLRAGSALERAQMTLRLLDVKYYVLLPETEVIGGNRDHYQWTSVLHALSGSRAYHHVYGGTYTPWQITDFLMLNRLFPRSVAYCYDQLAYRLNRLAGWHDARAACHDTVQEMVAALEKLDSGEIFRFGLHETVQHGLSMTNRLGAEIAQAYHFG